One window of Equus asinus isolate D_3611 breed Donkey chromosome 7, EquAss-T2T_v2, whole genome shotgun sequence genomic DNA carries:
- the MPPE1 gene encoding metallophosphoesterase 1 isoform X1: MATIRLWFGRQNFCLLKKRSFLLLKLTAVVFAVLLFCEFLIYYVVIFRCNWPEVKTPAYDGKQETLDPVLKAMFLADTHLLGEVRGHWLDKLRREWQMERAFQTALWLLQPEVIFILGDIFDEGKWSSSQAWADDVKRFQKMFRHPQHVQLKVVAGNHDIGFHYQMNTYKIKRFEKVFNPERLFSWKGINFVMVNSVALEGDSCNICSEAEAELIEISHKLNCSREQEHRSSRCGDGPPLPASAPVLVQHFPLYRRSDANCSGEDAAPADERDIPFKERYDVLSREASQKLLWWLRPRLVLSGHTHSACEVLHGAGTPELSVPSFSWRNRNNPSFIMGSMTPTEYALAKCYLPFEHTVLTVYCGAAGFLVVLILVHLGLLGSPFVLGWKLLRKFKTT, encoded by the exons ATGGCTACAATCAGACTGTGGTTTGGAAGGCAGAATTTCTGTCTGTTAAAGAAGAGGAGTTTCTTGCTGTTGAAGCTCACAGCTGTTGTCTTTGCTGTGCTtctattttgtgaatttttaatcTATTATGTAGTGATCTTTCGGTGTAATTGGCCTGAGGTGAAAACTCCAGCCTATGATGGCAAACAAGAGACTCTTGACCCTGTGCTGAAAGCCATGTTTTTGGCTGATACCCACTTGCTGGGGGAAGTAAGAGGCCACTGGCTAGACAAATTACGAAG GGAATGGCAAATGGAGAGAGCCTTCCAGACGGCTCTGTGGTTGCTGCAGCCAGAAGTCATCTTCATTCTGGGGGACATCTTTGATGAAGGAAAGTGGAGCTCCTCCCAG GCCTGGGCAGACGATGTCAAGCGGTTTCAGAAAATGTTCAGACACCCACAGCATGTGCAGCTGAAGGTAGTTGCTGGCAACCATGACATTGGCTTCCACTACCA GatgaatacatataaaataaaacgATTTGAGAAGGTTTTCAACCCTGAAAGGCTGTTTTCTTGGAAAGGAATTAA CTTTGTGATGGTCAACAGTGTCGCACTGGAAGGGGACAGCTGCAACATCTGCTCTGAAGCGGAAGCTGAACTCATCGAAATTTCTCACAAACTGAATTGCTCCCGAGAG CAGGAGCATCGCTCCAGCCGGTGTGGAGATGGACCGCCACTGCCAGCGTCAGCCCCAGTCCTTGTGCAG CATTTTCCACTTTACCGGAGAAGCGATGCTAACTGTTCCGGGGAGGATGCGGCCCCTGCAGATGAAAGGGACATCCCCTTTAAGGAGAGATACGACGTGCTTTCTCGGGAGGCCTCACAAAAG CTGCTGTGGTGGCTCCGGCCGCGCCTGGTCCTGAGTGGCCACACGCACAGCGCCTGCGAGGTGCTCCACGGGGCCGGGACCCCCGAGCTCAGCGTGCCGTCTTTCAGTTGGAGGAACAGAAACAACCCCAGCTTCATCATG gGCAGCATGACGCCCACAGAGTACGCGCTCGCCAAGTGCTACCTCCCGTTCGAGCACACCGTTCTGACCGTGTACTGCGGAGCGGCCGGCTTCCTTGTGGTCCTCATCTTAGTTCACCTTGGGCTTCTAGGCTCACCTTTTGTTCTTGGCTGGAAGCTGCTCAGGAAATTTAAGACAACATGA
- the MPPE1 gene encoding metallophosphoesterase 1 isoform X2, whose translation MATIRLWFGRQNFCLLKKRSFLLLKLTAVVFAVLLFCEFLIYYVVIFRCNWPEVKTPAYDGKQETLDPVLKAMFLADTHLLGEVRGHWLDKLRREWQMERAFQTALWLLQPEVIFILGDIFDEGKWSSSQAWADDVKRFQKMFRHPQHVQLKVVAGNHDIGFHYQMNTYKIKRFEKVFNPERLFSWKGINFVMVNSVALEGDSCNICSEAEAELIEISHKLNCSREEHRSSRCGDGPPLPASAPVLVQHFPLYRRSDANCSGEDAAPADERDIPFKERYDVLSREASQKLLWWLRPRLVLSGHTHSACEVLHGAGTPELSVPSFSWRNRNNPSFIMGSMTPTEYALAKCYLPFEHTVLTVYCGAAGFLVVLILVHLGLLGSPFVLGWKLLRKFKTT comes from the exons ATGGCTACAATCAGACTGTGGTTTGGAAGGCAGAATTTCTGTCTGTTAAAGAAGAGGAGTTTCTTGCTGTTGAAGCTCACAGCTGTTGTCTTTGCTGTGCTtctattttgtgaatttttaatcTATTATGTAGTGATCTTTCGGTGTAATTGGCCTGAGGTGAAAACTCCAGCCTATGATGGCAAACAAGAGACTCTTGACCCTGTGCTGAAAGCCATGTTTTTGGCTGATACCCACTTGCTGGGGGAAGTAAGAGGCCACTGGCTAGACAAATTACGAAG GGAATGGCAAATGGAGAGAGCCTTCCAGACGGCTCTGTGGTTGCTGCAGCCAGAAGTCATCTTCATTCTGGGGGACATCTTTGATGAAGGAAAGTGGAGCTCCTCCCAG GCCTGGGCAGACGATGTCAAGCGGTTTCAGAAAATGTTCAGACACCCACAGCATGTGCAGCTGAAGGTAGTTGCTGGCAACCATGACATTGGCTTCCACTACCA GatgaatacatataaaataaaacgATTTGAGAAGGTTTTCAACCCTGAAAGGCTGTTTTCTTGGAAAGGAATTAA CTTTGTGATGGTCAACAGTGTCGCACTGGAAGGGGACAGCTGCAACATCTGCTCTGAAGCGGAAGCTGAACTCATCGAAATTTCTCACAAACTGAATTGCTCCCGAGAG GAGCATCGCTCCAGCCGGTGTGGAGATGGACCGCCACTGCCAGCGTCAGCCCCAGTCCTTGTGCAG CATTTTCCACTTTACCGGAGAAGCGATGCTAACTGTTCCGGGGAGGATGCGGCCCCTGCAGATGAAAGGGACATCCCCTTTAAGGAGAGATACGACGTGCTTTCTCGGGAGGCCTCACAAAAG CTGCTGTGGTGGCTCCGGCCGCGCCTGGTCCTGAGTGGCCACACGCACAGCGCCTGCGAGGTGCTCCACGGGGCCGGGACCCCCGAGCTCAGCGTGCCGTCTTTCAGTTGGAGGAACAGAAACAACCCCAGCTTCATCATG gGCAGCATGACGCCCACAGAGTACGCGCTCGCCAAGTGCTACCTCCCGTTCGAGCACACCGTTCTGACCGTGTACTGCGGAGCGGCCGGCTTCCTTGTGGTCCTCATCTTAGTTCACCTTGGGCTTCTAGGCTCACCTTTTGTTCTTGGCTGGAAGCTGCTCAGGAAATTTAAGACAACATGA
- the MPPE1 gene encoding metallophosphoesterase 1 isoform X4, whose translation MATIRLWFGRQNFCLLKKRSFLLLKLTAVVFAVLLFCEFLIYYVVIFRCNWPEVKTPAYDGKQETLDPVLKAMFLADTHLLGEVRGHWLDKLRREWQMERAFQTALWLLQPEVIFILGDIFDEGKWSSSQAWADDVKRFQKMFRHPQHVQLKVVAGNHDIGFHYQMNTYKIKRFEKVFNPERLFSWKGINFVMVNSVALEGDSCNICSEAEAELIEISHKLNCSREEHRSSRCGDGPPLPASAPVLVQHFPLYRRSDANCSGEDAAPADERDIPFKERYDVLSREASQKGSMTPTEYALAKCYLPFEHTVLTVYCGAAGFLVVLILVHLGLLGSPFVLGWKLLRKFKTT comes from the exons ATGGCTACAATCAGACTGTGGTTTGGAAGGCAGAATTTCTGTCTGTTAAAGAAGAGGAGTTTCTTGCTGTTGAAGCTCACAGCTGTTGTCTTTGCTGTGCTtctattttgtgaatttttaatcTATTATGTAGTGATCTTTCGGTGTAATTGGCCTGAGGTGAAAACTCCAGCCTATGATGGCAAACAAGAGACTCTTGACCCTGTGCTGAAAGCCATGTTTTTGGCTGATACCCACTTGCTGGGGGAAGTAAGAGGCCACTGGCTAGACAAATTACGAAG GGAATGGCAAATGGAGAGAGCCTTCCAGACGGCTCTGTGGTTGCTGCAGCCAGAAGTCATCTTCATTCTGGGGGACATCTTTGATGAAGGAAAGTGGAGCTCCTCCCAG GCCTGGGCAGACGATGTCAAGCGGTTTCAGAAAATGTTCAGACACCCACAGCATGTGCAGCTGAAGGTAGTTGCTGGCAACCATGACATTGGCTTCCACTACCA GatgaatacatataaaataaaacgATTTGAGAAGGTTTTCAACCCTGAAAGGCTGTTTTCTTGGAAAGGAATTAA CTTTGTGATGGTCAACAGTGTCGCACTGGAAGGGGACAGCTGCAACATCTGCTCTGAAGCGGAAGCTGAACTCATCGAAATTTCTCACAAACTGAATTGCTCCCGAGAG GAGCATCGCTCCAGCCGGTGTGGAGATGGACCGCCACTGCCAGCGTCAGCCCCAGTCCTTGTGCAG CATTTTCCACTTTACCGGAGAAGCGATGCTAACTGTTCCGGGGAGGATGCGGCCCCTGCAGATGAAAGGGACATCCCCTTTAAGGAGAGATACGACGTGCTTTCTCGGGAGGCCTCACAAAAG gGCAGCATGACGCCCACAGAGTACGCGCTCGCCAAGTGCTACCTCCCGTTCGAGCACACCGTTCTGACCGTGTACTGCGGAGCGGCCGGCTTCCTTGTGGTCCTCATCTTAGTTCACCTTGGGCTTCTAGGCTCACCTTTTGTTCTTGGCTGGAAGCTGCTCAGGAAATTTAAGACAACATGA
- the MPPE1 gene encoding metallophosphoesterase 1 isoform X3, which translates to MATIRLWFGRQNFCLLKKRSFLLLKLTAVVFAVLLFCEFLIYYVVIFRCNWPEVKTPAYDGKQETLDPVLKAMFLADTHLLGEVRGHWLDKLRREWQMERAFQTALWLLQPEVIFILGDIFDEGKWSSSQAWADDVKRFQKMFRHPQHVQLKVVAGNHDIGFHYQMNTYKIKRFEKVFNPERLFSWKGINFVMVNSVALEGDSCNICSEAEAELIEISHKLNCSREQEHRSSRCGDGPPLPASAPVLVQHFPLYRRSDANCSGEDAAPADERDIPFKERYDVLSREASQKGSMTPTEYALAKCYLPFEHTVLTVYCGAAGFLVVLILVHLGLLGSPFVLGWKLLRKFKTT; encoded by the exons ATGGCTACAATCAGACTGTGGTTTGGAAGGCAGAATTTCTGTCTGTTAAAGAAGAGGAGTTTCTTGCTGTTGAAGCTCACAGCTGTTGTCTTTGCTGTGCTtctattttgtgaatttttaatcTATTATGTAGTGATCTTTCGGTGTAATTGGCCTGAGGTGAAAACTCCAGCCTATGATGGCAAACAAGAGACTCTTGACCCTGTGCTGAAAGCCATGTTTTTGGCTGATACCCACTTGCTGGGGGAAGTAAGAGGCCACTGGCTAGACAAATTACGAAG GGAATGGCAAATGGAGAGAGCCTTCCAGACGGCTCTGTGGTTGCTGCAGCCAGAAGTCATCTTCATTCTGGGGGACATCTTTGATGAAGGAAAGTGGAGCTCCTCCCAG GCCTGGGCAGACGATGTCAAGCGGTTTCAGAAAATGTTCAGACACCCACAGCATGTGCAGCTGAAGGTAGTTGCTGGCAACCATGACATTGGCTTCCACTACCA GatgaatacatataaaataaaacgATTTGAGAAGGTTTTCAACCCTGAAAGGCTGTTTTCTTGGAAAGGAATTAA CTTTGTGATGGTCAACAGTGTCGCACTGGAAGGGGACAGCTGCAACATCTGCTCTGAAGCGGAAGCTGAACTCATCGAAATTTCTCACAAACTGAATTGCTCCCGAGAG CAGGAGCATCGCTCCAGCCGGTGTGGAGATGGACCGCCACTGCCAGCGTCAGCCCCAGTCCTTGTGCAG CATTTTCCACTTTACCGGAGAAGCGATGCTAACTGTTCCGGGGAGGATGCGGCCCCTGCAGATGAAAGGGACATCCCCTTTAAGGAGAGATACGACGTGCTTTCTCGGGAGGCCTCACAAAAG gGCAGCATGACGCCCACAGAGTACGCGCTCGCCAAGTGCTACCTCCCGTTCGAGCACACCGTTCTGACCGTGTACTGCGGAGCGGCCGGCTTCCTTGTGGTCCTCATCTTAGTTCACCTTGGGCTTCTAGGCTCACCTTTTGTTCTTGGCTGGAAGCTGCTCAGGAAATTTAAGACAACATGA